Below is a window of Bifidobacterium asteroides DNA.
CGTCAGCTGGCTCCGGATGGCATCGGCACGGGCGAAGTCATGATCCTTTCGTGCCTGTTCGCGTTCCTGCAACTGCTGGCCTACCAAGGCATCCAGGGTGTTCATGGCCCGATTGTCACGGTCGGCTGCAGCCTTGGCCCAGTGGGGGTCGAGTGGATCAAGTCCGAAGACGTCCAGCATGGCTCTGACCTGAAGCAGGGCATTGGCCAGCCACTTCCGGCCCAGCGTTTCAGAATTGGCATCCATCGCCGCGTTGGCTTGACGGATCAGTGCATAGAGGGCAGCCAGACCGCCTGAAACGTTGATGTCGTCATTCATGGCCTGCACAAAGTCCTCTGGCAGATCATCCGCGCTCAGTCCCGCCACGCGGGCACGCTCCGGCTGCGCTCCTAGGATCCGCCCGGCCCGGTCCACGAAGTTACGGATGCGCTCGTAGGCGCCTTCGGCCTCCTGCAGGGACTGGTCGGACCATTCCAGCATGGACCGGTACTGCACCGAGACCAAGGCGTAGCGCACCACCCAGGCTGGATGCTGCGACAGCACCTGGTCTACTGACAGCCCGTTGCCCAGGGACTTGCTCATCTTCTCGCCCTTCTGAGTCACCCAGGCCGTGTGCATCCATCGATGGGCAAACCCCCAGCCTGCCGCGTGCGACTGGGCCATCTCGTTCTCGTGATGGGGGAAGCGCAGGTCCAGGCCGCCTCCGTGGATGTCGAAATCCGCACCCAGATAGCGGTGGCTCATGGCCGAGCACTCCAGATGCCAGCCCGGCCGACCTGTGCCGAAGGGGGTTTGCCAGCGAGCCGTGGGCGGATCGGTGGGCTTGGGCGCCTTCCAAAGTGCGAAGTCGCGGGGGTCGCGCTTGCCGGGTTCCTCATCGGTGTCGGCATTCTGGCCATCGATGTCGATGCTGGGCCCCAGTCGGTCGTTGGCGGCGGCCTGCTCGTCAGCGGGCTGGGTACCGGTCTGCTGGTGGGTCAGGGCACCATACTCAGGCCAAGAGGCCACGTCGAAGTAGACGTTGCCTGATGGGCGGCCGTGCTCGTCGGGCACCACATAGGCGTGGCCACGGTCGATGATGCGCTGAATCAGGTCGATCATCTGGGGGATATGCCCGGTGGCCCTGGGCTCGTACGTGGGCGGCAGAACTCCCATGGTCTCGTAGGCATGAGTGAATTCGCGCTCGTAGATGTAAGCCCGCTCCCACCAGCGCTGGCCGTTGGCCGCTGCCTTGGTCAGGATTTTGTCGTCGATGTCAGTCACGTTCCGGATCAGGGTCACCTGGTACCCCAATTTGAGCAGCCAGCGGCGGATTATGTCGAAGGCCAGCGTGGTCCTGATATGGCCAATGTGGGGCGAGCTCTGCACTGTGGCCCCGCAC
It encodes the following:
- the cysS gene encoding cysteine--tRNA ligase is translated as MDTSSQPHDSKASVSLAAAGLRLYDTADHQVTPFRPIEPGKVGIYVCGATVQSSPHIGHIRTTLAFDIIRRWLLKLGYQVTLIRNVTDIDDKILTKAAANGQRWWERAYIYEREFTHAYETMGVLPPTYEPRATGHIPQMIDLIQRIIDRGHAYVVPDEHGRPSGNVYFDVASWPEYGALTHQQTGTQPADEQAAANDRLGPSIDIDGQNADTDEEPGKRDPRDFALWKAPKPTDPPTARWQTPFGTGRPGWHLECSAMSHRYLGADFDIHGGGLDLRFPHHENEMAQSHAAGWGFAHRWMHTAWVTQKGEKMSKSLGNGLSVDQVLSQHPAWVVRYALVSVQYRSMLEWSDQSLQEAEGAYERIRNFVDRAGRILGAQPERARVAGLSADDLPEDFVQAMNDDINVSGGLAALYALIRQANAAMDANSETLGRKWLANALLQVRAMLDVFGLDPLDPHWAKAAADRDNRAMNTLDALVGQQLQEREQARKDHDFARADAIRSQLTAAGVAVADTPAGSTWDLSR